Proteins from one Cellulosilyticum lentocellum DSM 5427 genomic window:
- a CDS encoding L,D-transpeptidase — translation MTIPRSKLIIPYDQKVTAAPASKVQIETYINTQNIASDTEYLVWTDLYRQTTYVLKGSKNEWLLVKRMICSTGKNLTPTPRGFFTLKNKVPSFGQEKGYSCKNAYGFIGSTYLYHSILYDKTGSYIISGKKELGQKASHGCIRLLPEDSLWLYTNMPKGTKVWIN, via the coding sequence GTGACGATTCCTAGAAGCAAACTGATTATTCCATATGATCAAAAGGTAACAGCAGCGCCAGCTTCTAAAGTACAAATTGAAACATACATTAATACGCAAAATATAGCTAGTGATACTGAATACTTAGTATGGACAGATTTATATAGGCAAACAACTTATGTTTTAAAAGGAAGTAAAAATGAATGGCTGCTTGTAAAACGCATGATTTGTTCCACAGGAAAAAATCTAACACCTACCCCAAGAGGCTTTTTTACTTTGAAAAATAAGGTACCTTCTTTTGGGCAGGAAAAAGGCTATAGTTGTAAAAATGCTTATGGGTTTATTGGTTCTACCTATTTATATCATTCCATTTTATATGATAAAACAGGAAGTTATATTATATCTGGCAAAAAGGAATTAGGACAAAAAGCTTCACATGGATGTATTCGCTTATTGCCAGAAGATAGTTTGTGGCTTTATACCAACATGCCAAAAGGGACAAAGGTATGGATTAATTAA
- a CDS encoding (2Fe-2S) ferredoxin domain-containing protein, with protein sequence MPKIMSLDELQALRDSVKNKIDLREKGDHVDQMIVIRVAMATCGIAAGARDIMNYFSEEVRARGLNNIVLTQSGCMGYCYAEPTVEITIPGKEPVVYGDVNKARAAEILEKHIIGGEMIEGIIPVAHKSLDE encoded by the coding sequence ATGCCAAAAATAATGTCTTTAGACGAATTACAAGCTTTAAGAGATAGTGTTAAAAATAAAATAGATTTAAGAGAAAAGGGCGATCACGTAGATCAGATGATTGTTATCCGTGTTGCAATGGCAACCTGCGGAATAGCAGCAGGTGCAAGAGATATTATGAATTATTTTTCAGAAGAAGTACGCGCACGTGGTCTTAATAATATTGTTCTTACACAAAGTGGTTGTATGGGCTATTGTTATGCAGAGCCTACAGTAGAAATCACTATTCCAGGAAAGGAACCTGTTGTTTATGGTGATGTTAACAAAGCACGTGCAGCAGAAATATTAGAAAAACATATTATTGGTGGGGAAATGATAGAGGGCATCATACCTGTTGCTCATAAATCACTAGACGAATAA
- a CDS encoding aminopeptidase, with translation MSDTKVTLKKEYKNTWDTYSKEDLEKLFAYAERYRKFISDNKTERECIRDLVKKAEAAGYQDIQELIKADKRLVSGDKVYANYKDKTLILFCVGEKPLTEGLNLLGAHLDSPRLDLKPNPLYEDTDFAMLKTHYYGGVKKYQWVAMPLAIHGVVAKKDGSIVNLNIGEDETDPVVGISDLLIHLAGEQMQKKLSEAIKGEDLNICLGSIPLEGEEKDKVKANILKLLYEKYGIVEEDLVSAEIEIVPAGAARDYGLDRSMIIGYGQDDRVCGYASFEAQLEVEKPVKTTATVLVDKEEIGSVGASGMQSHFFENMVAELLNLTGEYSSLLLKRTLASSKMLSSDVTAGYDPNYASVLEKNNAAYFGKGVVFMKYTGSRGKSGSNEANAEFVAELRRIMEENQVSWQTAELGRIDLGGGGTIAYILAHYGMDVIDCGVPVHSMHAPWEITSKADLYEMRKAYVAFLKNA, from the coding sequence ATGTCAGACACAAAAGTAACACTAAAAAAAGAGTATAAAAATACATGGGATACTTATTCTAAGGAAGATTTAGAAAAGCTTTTTGCATATGCAGAACGCTATAGAAAATTTATTTCTGATAATAAAACAGAAAGAGAATGTATTAGAGATCTAGTTAAAAAAGCAGAGGCAGCGGGTTATCAAGATATACAAGAATTGATAAAAGCAGATAAAAGATTAGTAAGTGGCGACAAAGTTTATGCTAATTATAAAGACAAGACCCTTATTTTGTTTTGTGTAGGTGAAAAACCATTAACAGAAGGACTTAATCTTTTAGGAGCACATTTAGACTCACCACGTTTAGATTTAAAACCTAATCCACTTTATGAAGATACTGATTTTGCTATGTTAAAAACACACTATTACGGTGGTGTTAAGAAATATCAATGGGTTGCTATGCCTTTAGCTATCCACGGTGTGGTTGCTAAAAAAGATGGTAGTATCGTCAATCTTAATATCGGAGAAGATGAAACAGATCCTGTAGTAGGTATTTCAGACCTGCTTATTCACTTGGCTGGAGAGCAAATGCAAAAGAAACTTAGTGAAGCTATTAAAGGAGAAGATTTAAATATTTGTTTAGGAAGCATTCCTTTAGAAGGAGAAGAAAAAGATAAAGTTAAAGCTAATATCTTAAAGCTACTTTATGAAAAATATGGTATAGTTGAGGAAGACCTTGTGTCAGCTGAGATTGAGATTGTTCCAGCAGGAGCAGCAAGAGATTATGGACTTGACCGCAGTATGATTATAGGGTATGGTCAAGATGACCGTGTTTGTGGTTATGCTTCTTTTGAAGCACAACTAGAAGTAGAAAAACCTGTGAAAACAACAGCTACTGTTCTTGTAGATAAAGAAGAAATTGGTAGTGTAGGTGCCTCAGGTATGCAATCTCACTTCTTTGAAAATATGGTAGCAGAACTACTTAATTTAACCGGTGAATACTCTAGTTTACTTTTAAAGAGAACATTAGCGAGTTCAAAAATGCTTTCTTCTGACGTGACAGCAGGTTATGATCCTAACTATGCAAGTGTATTAGAAAAAAATAATGCTGCCTACTTTGGTAAAGGTGTTGTTTTCATGAAATATACAGGTTCAAGAGGAAAATCAGGTTCTAACGAAGCTAATGCAGAGTTTGTAGCAGAGCTACGCCGTATAATGGAAGAAAACCAAGTAAGTTGGCAAACAGCAGAACTTGGTCGTATTGACCTTGGTGGTGGTGGTACAATCGCCTATATCCTTGCTCATTATGGTATGGATGTGATTGATTGTGGTGTACCAGTTCACAGTATGCATGCACCATGGGAAATTACAAGTAAAGCCGATTTATATGAAATGAGAAAAGCTTATGTAGCTTTCCTTAAAAATGCATAA
- a CDS encoding peptidylprolyl isomerase, with the protein MENKNPIVTITMDDDSQIILELYPEVAPESVKNFISLVEKGFYNGLTFHRIIPGFMIQGGCPEGTGTGGPGYRIKGEFAQNGVKNDLKHARGVLSMARSMMPDSAGSQFFIMHADAPHLDGQYAAFGKVTEGMDTVDYIANVGTDFSDRPVVPVRMKTVTVDTKGETYEAPNRL; encoded by the coding sequence ATGGAAAATAAAAATCCAATCGTAACGATTACTATGGATGATGATAGTCAAATCATCTTAGAACTTTACCCAGAGGTAGCACCAGAGTCTGTTAAAAACTTTATTTCTCTTGTAGAAAAAGGTTTTTACAATGGCCTAACATTCCACCGTATTATCCCAGGATTTATGATTCAAGGTGGATGTCCTGAAGGAACAGGTACAGGTGGACCTGGTTACCGTATTAAAGGTGAATTCGCACAAAATGGTGTGAAAAATGATTTAAAACATGCACGTGGTGTACTTTCTATGGCGCGTAGTATGATGCCAGATTCAGCTGGGTCACAATTCTTTATTATGCATGCAGATGCACCTCATTTAGATGGACAATATGCTGCATTTGGTAAAGTGACTGAAGGAATGGATACAGTAGATTATATCGCTAATGTTGGTACAGACTTTAGTGATAGACCTGTTGTACCAGTAAGAATGAAAACAGTAACAGTGGATACAAAAGGTGAAACTTACGAGGCACCTAACAGGCTTTAA
- a CDS encoding NADH-dependent [FeFe] hydrogenase, group A6, with the protein MSEMKITIDDTQVMVSPGTTILEAAKKIGVQIPTLCHLDLHDTKMVNQAASCRICVVEVEGRRNLAPACATPVTDGMVVNTRSIKVLNARRMVLELLLSDHPKDCLICEKSGNCELQDLAITFGIRELTVGKDGAQSTYRKDVSEAIVRDMDKCIMCRRCETMCNKVQSVGALSGINRGFDAVVATAFEVDLADSVCTHCGQCVAVCPTGALSEKEHIWNVVRQLADPGKVVVVQTAPAVRAALGEEFGMAPGTLVTGKMVAALRKLGFNYVFDTDFAADATIMEEGAELVDRLTRFQNGDPTVKLPILTSCCPAWVNFFESQFPDLLDIPSSAKSPQQMFGAIAKSYFAQKMNIDPKNMVVVSVMPCLAKKYEASRPEFNREVDISISTRELAHLIKKANIDFNNLPEEDFDHPLGESTGASVIFGTTGGVIEAAVRTAYEVITGETLGKVDFEELRGFEGIRSASVKVGDLDLNIGIAHGLGNARLLLEEIRGGNPNNYHAIEIMACPGGCIGGGGQPYHHGNSEILKQRQAAIYEEDRNKAIRKSHENPYIKEMYANYFGKPMSHKAHELLHTHYEPKEKI; encoded by the coding sequence ATGTCAGAAATGAAAATTACAATAGATGACACACAGGTGATGGTTTCTCCAGGTACAACTATTTTAGAGGCAGCTAAAAAAATTGGTGTACAAATTCCAACACTTTGTCATTTAGATTTGCATGATACAAAAATGGTAAATCAAGCAGCTTCTTGTAGAATTTGTGTAGTGGAAGTAGAAGGTCGTAGAAACTTAGCACCTGCGTGTGCAACGCCAGTAACGGATGGAATGGTAGTTAATACACGTTCTATTAAAGTACTTAATGCGAGAAGAATGGTACTTGAACTTTTATTATCAGACCATCCTAAAGATTGCTTGATATGTGAAAAGTCAGGAAACTGTGAACTTCAAGATTTAGCGATTACTTTTGGTATCCGTGAATTAACTGTCGGGAAAGATGGCGCACAATCTACCTACAGAAAAGACGTTAGTGAAGCCATTGTTAGAGATATGGACAAATGTATTATGTGTAGACGCTGTGAAACCATGTGTAATAAAGTACAATCTGTAGGGGCTCTATCAGGTATTAATAGAGGGTTTGATGCTGTTGTTGCAACAGCTTTTGAAGTAGATTTAGCAGATTCTGTATGTACGCATTGTGGGCAATGCGTAGCTGTTTGTCCAACAGGTGCGCTTTCTGAAAAAGAACATATCTGGAATGTTGTAAGACAATTAGCAGATCCAGGAAAAGTAGTTGTTGTACAGACAGCTCCAGCTGTAAGAGCAGCTTTAGGTGAAGAATTTGGTATGGCACCTGGTACATTAGTAACAGGTAAAATGGTAGCCGCACTTAGAAAATTAGGTTTTAATTATGTGTTTGATACAGATTTTGCTGCTGACGCAACCATTATGGAGGAAGGTGCAGAACTTGTAGATCGTCTTACAAGATTTCAAAATGGAGACCCAACTGTAAAATTACCAATTTTAACAAGTTGCTGTCCTGCATGGGTAAACTTTTTTGAAAGCCAATTCCCAGATCTTTTAGATATTCCTTCAAGTGCAAAATCTCCTCAACAAATGTTTGGTGCGATTGCAAAATCCTATTTTGCACAAAAGATGAATATTGATCCTAAAAACATGGTAGTGGTATCCGTTATGCCATGTTTGGCTAAAAAGTATGAAGCTTCAAGGCCAGAATTTAATAGAGAAGTAGATATTTCTATTTCTACTAGAGAACTTGCGCATTTAATTAAAAAAGCCAATATTGACTTTAACAATCTTCCTGAGGAAGATTTTGATCATCCACTAGGAGAATCTACAGGAGCAAGTGTTATTTTTGGAACAACAGGTGGGGTAATCGAAGCAGCTGTACGTACAGCTTATGAAGTTATTACTGGAGAAACCCTAGGTAAAGTTGATTTTGAAGAATTAAGAGGTTTTGAAGGCATTAGAAGTGCTAGTGTGAAAGTAGGCGACTTGGATTTAAATATTGGTATTGCCCATGGTCTTGGTAATGCAAGATTACTTTTAGAAGAAATTAGAGGTGGCAATCCAAACAATTATCATGCCATTGAAATTATGGCATGTCCTGGCGGTTGTATTGGTGGTGGAGGGCAACCTTATCATCATGGAAATAGTGAGATTTTAAAACAACGTCAAGCAGCCATTTATGAAGAAGATAGAAATAAAGCGATTCGTAAATCACATGAAAATCCTTATATCAAAGAAATGTATGCCAATTATTTTGGAAAACCAATGAGTCATAAGGCACATGAACTACTTCATACCCATTATGAACCTAAAGAAAAAATATAA
- a CDS encoding NADH-quinone oxidoreductase subunit NuoF, producing MSKYTMHILVCGGTGCLSSQSNEIVDQLIAHIEEAGMSEEVQVLKTGCFGFCEKGPIVKILPDNTFYVQVKPEDAEEIVKEHIVKGRKVPRLLYEDPTTEEHVSDSKHMDFYKKQMRVALRNCGFIDPDNIEEYIARDGYAALAKVLTMTQEEVINEVKASGLRGRGGGGFPTGLKWEFAYKNKADQKYVVCNADEGDPGAFMDRSILEGDPNSIVEAMAICGYAIGATKGLVYIRAEYPLAIKRLESAIHSAREYGLLGDNIMGSDFCFDIDIRFGAGAFVCGEETALIHSMEGMRGEPTTKPPFPAASGYWGKPTNVNNVETFANIPVIILKGAEWFSKIGTEKSKGTKVFALAGKINNVGLIEVPMGITLREVIYDIGGGIKNGKQFKAVQTGGPSGGCLTVKDLDTPIDFDNLIAKGSMMGSGGMIVLDEDDCMPAVAKFYLEFTAEESCGKCTPCRIGTKRLLEILEKITAGKGSEEDLKVLKELSEVIKDTALCGLGQTAPNPVLSTLTTFEDEYLAHIYDHKCPAGQCTALLQYHITEQCKGCTACARVCPVGAISGTVKALHTIDQEKCIKCGACMDKCKFAAIVRE from the coding sequence ATGTCTAAGTATACAATGCATATTTTAGTGTGTGGTGGAACAGGATGTCTGTCCTCACAATCAAATGAAATCGTGGATCAACTTATTGCTCATATTGAAGAAGCAGGAATGAGTGAAGAAGTACAGGTGTTAAAAACAGGATGTTTTGGATTTTGTGAAAAAGGTCCAATAGTGAAAATACTTCCAGACAACACCTTTTATGTACAAGTAAAACCAGAAGATGCAGAGGAAATTGTTAAAGAGCACATTGTTAAAGGAAGAAAAGTACCACGTTTACTTTATGAAGATCCTACAACAGAAGAACACGTTTCTGACTCTAAACATATGGATTTCTATAAGAAACAAATGCGTGTTGCACTGCGTAACTGTGGATTTATAGATCCTGATAATATTGAAGAATACATAGCAAGAGATGGTTATGCCGCTTTAGCTAAAGTTTTAACCATGACACAAGAAGAAGTTATTAATGAAGTAAAAGCTTCAGGACTTCGTGGCCGTGGGGGCGGTGGTTTCCCAACGGGACTCAAATGGGAGTTTGCTTATAAGAATAAAGCAGATCAAAAATATGTTGTTTGTAATGCCGATGAAGGAGACCCAGGCGCATTTATGGACCGTTCTATTTTAGAAGGAGATCCCAATTCTATTGTAGAAGCTATGGCTATTTGTGGTTATGCAATCGGTGCAACTAAAGGCCTTGTGTATATTCGTGCAGAATACCCATTAGCTATTAAACGCTTAGAGTCAGCTATTCATTCAGCAAGGGAATATGGTTTATTAGGCGATAACATTATGGGTAGTGACTTCTGTTTTGATATTGACATTCGTTTTGGTGCAGGTGCTTTCGTGTGTGGTGAAGAAACAGCACTTATTCACTCTATGGAAGGTATGCGTGGAGAACCTACTACTAAACCTCCATTTCCAGCAGCAAGTGGTTACTGGGGTAAGCCTACTAATGTTAATAACGTTGAAACCTTTGCTAATATTCCAGTTATCATTTTAAAAGGAGCAGAATGGTTTAGTAAGATTGGTACAGAAAAATCTAAAGGTACAAAAGTATTTGCTTTAGCTGGTAAAATCAATAATGTTGGTTTAATTGAAGTACCTATGGGTATTACTTTAAGAGAAGTCATTTATGATATTGGTGGTGGTATTAAAAACGGCAAGCAATTTAAAGCTGTTCAAACAGGTGGTCCTTCTGGCGGTTGCTTAACAGTAAAAGACCTTGATACCCCAATCGATTTTGATAACTTAATTGCAAAAGGCTCTATGATGGGTTCTGGTGGTATGATTGTTCTGGACGAGGATGACTGTATGCCTGCTGTGGCTAAATTCTATCTTGAATTTACAGCAGAAGAGTCTTGTGGTAAATGTACACCATGCCGTATAGGAACTAAACGCCTTTTAGAAATATTAGAGAAAATTACAGCTGGTAAAGGAAGCGAAGAAGATTTAAAAGTATTGAAGGAATTAAGCGAAGTGATTAAAGATACTGCACTTTGCGGATTAGGTCAAACTGCACCAAACCCTGTTCTTTCTACACTTACAACCTTTGAAGATGAGTATTTAGCGCATATTTATGACCATAAATGTCCAGCAGGACAATGCACTGCATTACTACAATATCATATTACAGAGCAATGTAAAGGATGTACAGCTTGCGCTAGAGTTTGTCCAGTAGGGGCCATTTCAGGAACAGTAAAAGCATTACATACGATTGATCAGGAAAAATGTATTAAATGTGGCGCTTGTATGGATAAATGTAAATTTGCAGCAATCGTAAGAGAATAG
- a CDS encoding NADH-quinone oxidoreductase subunit NuoE family protein: MACESCNNKLTQSLYAELEQFINELPEKKGALIAVLHKAQGLFGYLPKEVQMFVGEKLNIPVSQVYGVVSFYSFFTMTPKGKYPISVCLGTACYVRGADKVLDAFKKELGIEVGQTTADGRFSLDALRCVGACGLAPVVLIGEKVYGRIGSAEEVKKILSEYDEA; encoded by the coding sequence ATGGCATGTGAAAGTTGCAATAATAAGCTAACCCAGAGTTTATATGCTGAGTTAGAACAGTTCATTAATGAGCTACCTGAAAAAAAGGGGGCACTTATTGCAGTATTACATAAGGCACAAGGTTTATTTGGCTATTTACCTAAAGAAGTTCAAATGTTTGTAGGTGAAAAGCTTAATATTCCTGTTTCACAAGTCTATGGCGTAGTAAGTTTTTATTCCTTTTTCACCATGACACCAAAAGGAAAATACCCTATATCTGTTTGTCTCGGAACTGCTTGTTACGTACGTGGTGCAGATAAAGTATTGGATGCTTTCAAAAAAGAATTGGGTATTGAAGTAGGACAAACAACAGCTGATGGCAGATTCTCATTAGATGCACTCAGATGTGTAGGCGCATGTGGTCTTGCACCCGTTGTGCTTATTGGGGAAAAAGTATATGGCCGTATTGGCTCAGCAGAAGAAGTGAAGAAAATCCTAAGTGAATATGATGAAGCGTAA
- a CDS encoding [Fe-Fe] hydrogenase large subunit C-terminal domain-containing protein has protein sequence MWIIDFFKSNCKNCYACVRACPVNAIQVQAEQAKIVKERCIGCGKCLKVCPKNAKHVQSELEKVKTYLKQEGKVVASVAPSFAALFDKGSEKLPAALKKLGFDVVEETVVGAELVTEVYEAYSKMPGDQCYMTSCCPTVNALIQKHYPEIIPFLIPVVSPAACHGKMIKRHYGKETKVVFIGPCLSKKIEGIEEESIDAVLTFEELLEWIKEEKIDWENLQTMPFDATEERQRRYPIVGGMTHTIKDQSLPRKIIQIDGVDECIDMMPHIMKGAFKNTLIEIHGCRQSCISGAGMPQDGVNIYERRERIKKYAEEQSIEVAPEEEKTTTDSINLHKEFHNLKHQLKIPSEEEIESILNSIGKETKLDELNCGSCGYKTCRDKAIAVFNDMAEPNMCLPFMRQKAETLTNIIFEATPNLIIMVNEALEVIEINPAARNFFDLSKDISNRLPVSALMDEESFKEVRRMKKSILNQKIFLHGIDATVVQSIIWSDYHAIMVWIANDVTYDEKKNKQLQNMKIEAIDMAQQVINKQMTVAQEIASLLGETTAETKVTLTKLKQLIQEEEAMKR, from the coding sequence ATGTGGATTATAGATTTTTTTAAATCAAATTGTAAAAACTGTTATGCGTGTGTAAGAGCTTGTCCTGTTAATGCCATTCAAGTACAGGCAGAACAAGCTAAGATTGTTAAAGAACGTTGTATTGGATGTGGCAAATGCTTGAAGGTATGTCCGAAAAATGCAAAGCATGTCCAATCTGAACTAGAGAAGGTAAAGACTTATTTAAAACAAGAAGGAAAAGTAGTAGCTTCAGTGGCCCCTAGTTTTGCAGCTCTTTTTGACAAAGGTAGTGAAAAGTTACCAGCAGCATTAAAAAAGCTAGGATTTGATGTGGTAGAGGAAACAGTGGTAGGAGCAGAATTAGTAACGGAGGTATATGAAGCCTATAGTAAGATGCCAGGGGATCAGTGCTATATGACAAGTTGTTGTCCTACGGTTAATGCACTTATTCAAAAGCATTATCCTGAAATAATACCTTTTTTAATACCGGTAGTTTCTCCAGCGGCTTGTCATGGAAAAATGATTAAACGTCATTATGGAAAAGAAACAAAAGTTGTTTTTATAGGTCCTTGCTTATCTAAAAAAATAGAAGGCATTGAAGAAGAATCCATTGATGCGGTGTTAACCTTTGAAGAATTATTAGAGTGGATTAAAGAAGAAAAAATAGATTGGGAAAATCTCCAGACGATGCCTTTTGATGCCACAGAGGAGAGACAACGTCGCTATCCTATAGTAGGAGGAATGACACACACGATTAAAGATCAGTCCTTACCTCGAAAGATTATTCAAATAGATGGAGTTGATGAGTGTATAGATATGATGCCACATATTATGAAGGGTGCATTTAAAAATACGCTTATTGAGATTCATGGTTGTAGACAAAGTTGCATCTCTGGAGCAGGTATGCCTCAGGATGGTGTTAATATATATGAAAGAAGAGAACGTATTAAGAAATATGCAGAAGAACAAAGTATAGAGGTAGCGCCAGAAGAAGAAAAGACAACAACAGATTCGATTAATTTACATAAGGAATTTCATAATTTAAAACATCAATTAAAGATTCCTAGTGAAGAAGAAATTGAGAGTATTTTAAATAGTATTGGCAAAGAAACGAAACTAGATGAGCTTAATTGTGGCTCTTGTGGTTATAAAACCTGCCGTGACAAAGCCATTGCGGTATTTAATGACATGGCTGAACCTAATATGTGTCTGCCTTTCATGAGGCAAAAAGCAGAAACCTTAACGAATATTATTTTTGAAGCCACACCTAATTTGATTATTATGGTGAATGAAGCATTAGAGGTCATAGAAATTAATCCAGCTGCTAGAAATTTTTTTGACTTGTCAAAGGATATAAGTAATAGATTGCCAGTCAGTGCACTAATGGATGAAGAGAGCTTTAAAGAAGTAAGACGTATGAAAAAAAGTATATTGAATCAAAAAATCTTTTTACATGGCATAGATGCTACAGTGGTACAAAGTATTATCTGGAGTGATTACCATGCGATTATGGTGTGGATTGCTAATGATGTAACCTATGATGAAAAGAAAAACAAGCAGCTACAGAATATGAAAATTGAAGCCATTGATATGGCACAACAAGTTATTAATAAACAAATGACAGTTGCACAAGAAATTGCAAGCTTATTAGGTGAAACAACAGCAGAAACGAAAGTAACATTAACTAAGCTCAAACAACTGATTCAAGAGGAAGAGGCTATGAAACGATGA
- a CDS encoding PHP domain-containing protein, translating into MSLIYDFHIHTAVSPCADITMTPNNIVNMSILKGLQAIAITDHQTTANCEAVMTVGREKGLLVIPGIEIECMEEFHLIALFANLKEAEDIGQWINEGLPKINNRKDLFGPQLILNEEDDIVGELEQLLLTATQITVSDIVKEVRRKNGVIYPAHIDRNSYSILSNLGAVPEELNFNILEISRKASFKEYENMYNKCTIIQSSDAHYLLDIAENGRALPNSNHELIHLVHQLNNNN; encoded by the coding sequence ATGTCACTAATATATGATTTTCATATTCATACTGCCGTTTCTCCGTGTGCTGATATAACCATGACACCCAATAATATCGTGAATATGAGTATACTTAAAGGTTTACAAGCTATTGCGATTACAGATCACCAAACAACTGCGAACTGTGAGGCTGTTATGACGGTTGGAAGAGAAAAAGGGTTATTGGTTATACCGGGCATTGAAATCGAATGCATGGAAGAGTTCCATTTAATCGCTTTATTTGCTAATTTAAAAGAAGCAGAGGATATAGGGCAGTGGATTAATGAAGGACTTCCTAAAATTAATAACCGAAAAGATTTATTTGGTCCACAGCTTATATTAAATGAAGAAGATGATATTGTAGGAGAATTAGAACAGTTACTTTTAACGGCTACTCAAATAACCGTATCAGATATAGTAAAAGAAGTGAGACGAAAAAATGGTGTTATTTATCCAGCGCATATTGACCGAAATAGCTATAGCATTTTATCTAACTTAGGAGCTGTACCAGAAGAATTAAATTTTAATATACTGGAGATTTCACGAAAAGCATCCTTTAAAGAATATGAAAATATGTATAATAAATGCACAATTATTCAATCATCTGATGCACATTATTTATTAGATATTGCTGAAAACGGAAGAGCTTTACCAAATTCAAACCATGAATTGATTCATCTGGTCCATCAATTAAATAATAATAACTAA
- a CDS encoding SpoIIE family protein phosphatase codes for MKFFMDFAAGSLNKCGEELCGDKVEFISEADGFIAVLSDGLGSGVKANILATLTSKIAITMLKEGLPIEDVVDTIIHTLPICSVRKLAYSTFTIIKVNQEGMVYIVEFDNPSIFFMREGKIQSLEKETREINGRIIHESHFKLQQKDTLVFVSDGVIHAGVGMVLNLGWSWKEVAQYLQSLGVEDLPAKKITSLLLGVCEDLYIEKPGDDTTVATIKVTEPKLATLFSGPPCDKNQDSIVVEELMQTKGKKIVCGGTAANIVSRELGREVTTSFNIIDPRIPPIGHIKGIDLVTEGVLTIQGAVEKLEQVKVSKDLDFLYQEDGASLLARMLFEECTHLKILIGRAINPAHQNPDFPNALSIKLNILHRLEEVLTSLGKIVSVVYY; via the coding sequence ATGAAATTTTTTATGGATTTTGCAGCAGGTAGCTTAAATAAATGTGGAGAAGAGCTTTGTGGCGATAAAGTAGAGTTTATCAGTGAAGCAGATGGCTTCATTGCTGTTTTATCAGATGGGTTAGGAAGCGGTGTGAAAGCTAACATTTTAGCAACACTAACGTCTAAAATTGCCATCACCATGTTAAAAGAGGGTTTACCAATTGAAGACGTAGTTGATACTATTATTCATACACTTCCGATCTGTTCAGTAAGAAAACTAGCTTATTCCACGTTTACGATTATTAAAGTTAATCAAGAAGGTATGGTATATATTGTTGAATTTGATAATCCCAGTATCTTTTTTATGCGAGAAGGTAAAATACAATCGCTTGAGAAAGAGACAAGGGAAATTAATGGACGTATCATCCATGAAAGTCATTTTAAATTACAGCAAAAGGATACACTTGTCTTTGTTAGTGATGGTGTAATTCATGCCGGTGTAGGGATGGTACTTAATTTAGGTTGGAGTTGGAAAGAAGTTGCCCAATATTTACAAAGTTTAGGCGTAGAGGATTTACCTGCTAAAAAAATTACAAGCTTACTACTAGGAGTATGTGAAGATCTTTATATTGAGAAGCCAGGAGATGATACGACTGTAGCAACTATCAAGGTGACGGAACCTAAATTAGCAACTTTATTTTCTGGACCACCCTGTGATAAAAATCAAGATAGTATCGTAGTAGAAGAACTCATGCAAACAAAAGGTAAAAAGATTGTATGTGGTGGAACAGCAGCAAATATTGTTTCAAGAGAGTTAGGAAGAGAAGTAACGACTAGCTTTAATATTATTGATCCACGTATTCCACCTATTGGACATATTAAAGGCATTGATCTTGTGACAGAAGGTGTTCTCACCATTCAAGGCGCTGTAGAAAAACTAGAGCAAGTGAAGGTGAGTAAGGATTTAGACTTTTTATATCAAGAAGATGGAGCCTCTTTACTTGCTAGAATGCTCTTTGAAGAATGTACCCATTTAAAAATTCTGATAGGAAGAGCCATTAATCCAGCTCATCAAAATCCAGATTTCCCTAATGCGTTAAGCATTAAGCTTAATATTTTACATAGATTAGAAGAAGTATTAACAAGCTTAGGAAAAATAGTATCTGTTGTTTATTATTAA